A window of the Callospermophilus lateralis isolate mCalLat2 chromosome 7, mCalLat2.hap1, whole genome shotgun sequence genome harbors these coding sequences:
- the Lrrc53 gene encoding leucine-rich repeat-containing protein 53: MYPESEWSSSLYKSKAFIDNKCGNQLPEGGWLILFAILLRVAEACPASCVVCAKDVTLCHQLTYIVAAPVTTRVLIVTDGYLSSVERANLSLLFNLALLSLSRNSIRDVQEDALYGLTKLRTLLLEHNHISSSSLADHTFSKLRHLQVLVLSNNALHSLRGAWFRHTRGLTRLQLDGNQITNLTVSSFGGTNLHSLRHLDLSNNFISYIEKDAFRPLPQLQEVNLSRNRLAHMPDVFTPLKQLILLSLDKNQWSCTCDLHPLARFLRSYIKVSAHTLRNAKDLNCQPSLTAMATVKSVLKLSETNCDSKPANLTLVLKDRRPLLPGQDVALLTLLGFAGAVGLTCLGLVVFNWKLQQGKANEHTSENLCCRTLDESLCAHEARNYHAKGYCNCHLTQENEIKVMSIVGSRKEMPLLQENSHQATLASESTAPDGSFRNLKGKDHGANSTFFCLDSRLLQTGYSDPPGNRAVFNDAGLVTRYCPKRVEKLRNPEPGEVQSQTLPQHVTRTIDISGDTFRRRYATSASALARETLEKHLTNGSWQPPIEKEDNGLQPHRQRHFITSSSPKPCMPEEHYVQKILCKHRPKYDDPCGLLKWSKPRYFKTKNSLICKYVPYNQFQDYMKEKKSSRTEHSKSEKEQIQINSAIEKFLMSENNTDLSRLSRKFKKTYSPKRVSYCDPDLVGKKRWVKSPKTSTHWKQQENQSNQLPTLDLKTSKGGRWFTESQIIKKKRIKQSGLNGKIKGQNLRKKLNLCPFRKVRVHPEKSSPELLRKCKQTVIPLKTFPKTSDKKAKINLVSSADFLQQSESNNYVKLTPKRLSLEHAPKQTSTYKRSTKNAPLLSANNLSTGNQSSVKGNCYPTGQVPNENSSTVSQPAPQKVQHRLPLSQSSMEQMERTSQLQPEVSSYSSATSENVRNNIFPFQHSREVIDQGATESRELMEQNESKSSELNQSPWSMRNQAQFLSVYKTDTYNKECTSEQNQALQCKEQNLSHERLENEEKTLMTKPKISHPIVESCIMDKEGNEVGKNLLNTETYDSSLIPWTQSKNNLPFMMTNSIPHQNRRELPKDISTSTLSSQAIWHLTNSSEKRSDSAHVLPRDDSTEALEIKIVEKEGESILDESKTNSSMFVCATQMTSKGITIGGQQTWVNGKSEKHVFCDSNSVEETITVKDPRITSSQETKNRIPHSEADLQINSHMHDLREIQNMQPDKDSSAHREGEMAAERHAVLPLSPELKDIRFEPENEVPLIPSRINEAENSVPKPVPHPPSAEYANTSPLEAEQSEQNNSNNNHFLA, encoded by the exons CAGCCCCTGTGACCACGAGGGTTCTCATCGTCACTGATGGATACCTCTCCTCTGTGGAGAGGGCAAATCTGTCTCTCCTGTTCAATCTTGCCCTGCTCTCCCTGAGCAGGAACAGCATCAGGGATGTTCAGGAAGATGCCCTGTATGGCCTCACAAAGCTGCGGACATTGTTGCTGGAGCACAACCACATATCCAGTTCCTCCCTGGCAGATCATACCTTCAGCAAGCTCCGCCACCTACAGGTGCTGGTGTTGAGCAACAATGCTCTCCACAGCCTGCGAGGGGCCTGGTTCCGACACACCAGGGGCCTGACCCGACTCCAGCTGGATGGCAATCAGATCACTAATCTCACAGTTAGTTCTTTTGGAGGCACAAATCTCCACAGTCTCAGGCACCTGGATTTATCTAacaattttatttcttacattgAGAAAGATGCCTTCCGGCCCCTGCCTCAACTACAGGAAGTGAACCTTTCCCGAAATAGGTTGGCCCACATGCCAGATGTTTTTACTCCACTGAAGCAGTTAATCCTTCTGAGCTTAGATAAGAACCAATGGAGCTGTACCTGTGATCTCCACCCCTTGGCCCGCTTTCTAAGAAGCTACATTAAGGTCTCTGCTCACACACTCAGGAATGCCAAGGACCTAAACTGCCAGCCATCCCTCACAGCCATGGCCACTGTAAAGAGTGTGCTGAAGCTGTCTGAGACCAACTGCGATTCCAAGCCTGCCAACCTCACTCTGGTTCTAAAGGACAGACGTCCCCTCCTTCCAGGACAGGATGTGGCCCTGCTGACTCTCCTTGGCTTTGCAG GAGCTGTTGGTCTCACTTGCCTAGGTTTAGTTGTATTTAACTGGAAACTCCAACAAGGCAAAGCAAATGAACACACATCAGAAAACCTTTGTTgcagaaccttggatgaatccctGTGTGCTCATGAGGCAAGAAATTACCACGCTAAGGGATACTGTAACTGCCACTTAACTCAGGAAAACGAGATAAAGGTCATGTCCATTGTGGGGTCCAGAAAGGAAATGCCACTTTTACAGGAAAACAGCCATCAAGCAACATTGGCCTCTGAGTCCACAGCCCCTGACGGATCATTTAGAAACTTGAAAGGGAAGGACCATGGGGCAAACAGCACTTTCTTTTGCCTGGATAGCAGATTGCTGCAGACAGGATATTCAGATCCTCCTGGGAATAGGGCAGTTTTTAATGATGCAGGCTTAGTTACAAGATATTGTCCAAAAAGAGTTGAAAAGCTAAGGAATCCTGAGCCTGGAGAAGTCCAATCTCAAACCCTGCCACAGCATGTAACAAGAACAATAG ATATCAGCGGTGACACATTTAGAAGAAGATATGCAACATCCGCTTCAGCCTTGGCAAGAGAAACTCTTGAAAAGCATTTAACAAATGGATCATGGCAACCTCcaatagaaaaagaagacaatGGCTTACAACCTCACAGGCAGAGACATTTTATTACAAGCTCATCACCCAAGCCCTGTATGCCCGAGGAGCACTATGTACAAAAGATCTTATGCAAACATAGACCAAAATATGATGACCCATGTGGACTGTTAAAATGGAGCAAGCCCAGGTATTTTAAGACAAAGAACTCCCTTATTTGTAAATATGTACCATATAATCAATTTCAAGATTATATGAAAGAAAAGAAGTCAAGTCGTACAGAACATTCAAAGTCTGAGAAAGAGCAAATCCAAATTAACAGTGCAATAGAAAAATTCCTTATGAGTGAGAATAACACAGATTTATCAAGGTTATCAAGAAAATTCAAGAAAACATATTCTCCAAAGAGGGTTAGCTATTGTGATCCTGACTTAGTAGGAAAAAAAAGATGGGTGAAATCACCCAAAACATCAACACACTGGAAACAGCAAGAAAATCAAAGTAATCAGCTGCCCACCTTGGATCTCAAGACAAGCAAAGGAGGACGATGGTTTACTGAGTCACAGATTATCAAAAAGAAGAGAATCAAACAATCTGGTCTCAACGGGAAAATTAAAGGacaaaatttaaggaaaaaattaaatttatgtcCTTTTAGGAAAGTCAGAGTCCATCCAGAAAAATCCTCACCGGAACTCCTCAGAAAGTGTAAACAAACAGTGATACCTCTTAAGACATTCCCCAAAACTTCTGATAAAAAAGCTAAGATAAATCTTGTGTCTTCTGCAGATTTCCTTCAACAGTCAGAGAGTAACAACTATGTTAAACTGACTCCAAAAAGGCTTTCTCTTGAACACGCCCCAAAGCAGACCTCAACTTACAAAAGAAGTACTAAAAATGCCCCTCTCCTCAGTGCTAACAATTTGTCTACAGGCAACCAGAGCTCTGTAAAGGGCAACTGTTACCCAACTGGTCAGGTTCCTAATGAAAACTCATCAACTGTGTCTCAGCCTGCACCCCAGAAAGTCCAGCACAGGCTCCCACTTTCTCAGTCCTCAATGGAGCAAATGGAACGTACATCTCAGCTTCAACCAGAAGTTTCTAGTTATTCATCAGCTACTTCAGAAAATGTGAGAAAtaacatttttccatttcaacatTCCAGGGAAGTTATTGATCAAGGGGCAACAGAGTCCAGAGAGCTCATGGAGCAGAACGAATCAAAGTCCAGTGAGCTAAACCAGTCCCCTTGGTCCATGAGAAACCAAGCACAATTTCTAAGTGTTTACAAGACTGACACTTACAACAAGGAATGTACTTCAGAGCAAAATCAAGCTTTACAATGTAAGGAACAAAACTTAAGTCATGAACGacttgaaaatgaagaaaaaacattAATGACAAAACCCAAAATATCACATCCAATTGTGGAAAGTTGTATTATGGATAAGGAAGGAAATGAAGTAGGGAAAAATCTTCTTAACACAGAAACTTATGATTCCTCTCTTATTCCCTGGACACAGTCCAAGAACAACCTACCATTTATGATGACAAATTCTATTCCACACCAAAATAGAAGAGAGCTTCCCAAGGATATCAGTACTTCTACTCTTAGTAGTCAAGCCATTTGGCATCTAACCAATAGTAGCGAAAAAAGAAGTGACAGCGCACATGTATTGCCCAGAGATGACAGCACTGAGGCTCTGGAGATAAAAATAGTAGAAAAAGAAGGGGAAAGTATACTTGATGAAAGCAAGACCAATTCTAGTATGTTCGTttgtgccacacaaatgacctcgaAGGGCATCACAATCGGAGGGCAGCAAACTTGGGTAAATGGGAAAAGTGAGAAACACGTATTCTGTGATTCAAACTCTGTTGAGGAGACCATTACAGTTAAAGAtccgaggatcacaagttcccagGAAACCAAAAATAGAATACCTCACAGTGAAGCAGATCTCCAAATTAACAGTCATATGCACGATTTGAGAGAAATTCAAAATATGCAGCCAGATAAAGATAGCAGTGCACACAGAGAAGGTGAAATGGCAGCGGAGAGACATGCAGTGCTTCCTCTCTCACCAGAGTTAAAAGACATTCGTTTTGAGCCAGAAAATGAGGTGCCTCTAATTCCTAGCAGAATAAATGAAGCTGAAAACTCTGTTCCAAAACCTGTACCGCATCCACCATCTGCTGAATATGCTAATACATCACCTTTAGAAGCAGAGCAAAGTGAACAAAATAACTCAAATAATAATCACTTTCTAGCTTAG